The following proteins come from a genomic window of Natrinema saccharevitans:
- a CDS encoding DUF7511 domain-containing protein, translating to MATTLAEITMDGATDGTDGGTGNEDAIGDGAGPADTALFEAVVVRYESGSDRCTLVPRDGSTEAKLNAWLAADLETVVDLDDAR from the coding sequence GTGGCGACGACGCTCGCCGAGATCACCATGGACGGCGCTACTGATGGGACCGACGGGGGCACTGGCAACGAGGACGCGATCGGCGACGGAGCCGGGCCCGCCGATACGGCCCTGTTCGAGGCCGTCGTGGTCCGCTACGAGTCGGGAAGCGACCGCTGTACGCTCGTGCCACGCGACGGATCGACCGAGGCGAAACTCAACGCCTGGCTCGCGGCGGACCTCGAGACGGTCGTCGACCTCGACGACGCCCGGTGA
- a CDS encoding PadR family transcriptional regulator, translating to MDQLTGFQRDLLYVIAGKDRPSGQAILDDINDYIEQPVTHGRLYPNLDTLVEKDLVEKGQLDRRTNYYALTPKGRRALQRRQEWVDQYVDV from the coding sequence ATGGACCAGCTAACTGGCTTCCAACGTGACCTGTTGTACGTGATCGCAGGAAAAGACCGGCCGTCCGGACAGGCCATTCTCGACGACATCAACGACTACATCGAGCAGCCGGTGACACACGGCCGGCTGTATCCGAACCTGGATACGCTCGTCGAGAAAGACCTCGTCGAAAAGGGGCAACTCGACCGCCGGACGAACTACTACGCGCTGACGCCCAAGGGCCGACGCGCGCTCCAGCGCCGTCAGGAGTGGGTCGACCAGTACGTCGACGTCTGA
- a CDS encoding PPOX class F420-dependent oxidoreductase: MVSIPEKFHDLFEKETFAHVATLTDGGLPHVTPVWIDYDEADDRLLVNTERGRQKERNVQNNPGVGVSMTDPDDPYRFLSVIGEVEEVTTDGARAHIDELARRYQDVDEYQPTIETERVILRIRADHVL, encoded by the coding sequence ATGGTCTCGATCCCCGAGAAGTTCCACGACCTGTTCGAGAAGGAAACGTTCGCCCACGTCGCGACGCTGACCGACGGGGGACTGCCCCACGTCACGCCGGTCTGGATCGACTACGACGAGGCCGACGACCGGCTGCTCGTCAACACCGAGCGGGGCCGACAGAAGGAGCGAAACGTACAGAACAACCCCGGCGTCGGCGTCAGCATGACCGACCCCGACGACCCCTACCGGTTCCTCTCGGTGATCGGCGAGGTCGAGGAAGTCACGACCGACGGCGCTCGAGCCCACATCGACGAACTGGCCCGGCGCTATCAGGACGTCGACGAGTACCAGCCGACGATCGAAACCGAGCGCGTGATACTGCGAATCCGGGCGGATCACGTC
- a CDS encoding NUDIX hydrolase, which produces MPTDPLEWETRDRRVAYSCPGFDIVNESVRLPDGTETDFDYLSEPASVCVLPLTPDGDVVCIDEWRQAVSRVSHGLPVGGTEPQDDDLEAAARRELAEETGHEADELEPLVTVEPANGIADIVLHCFVARGCRPTAEQRLDHNESIRVRTRSLEALTDAVADGEIRDGRTVLALSYYRLFGADRDSDEA; this is translated from the coding sequence GTGCCAACCGATCCGCTCGAGTGGGAGACCCGCGACCGTCGCGTAGCCTACTCCTGTCCGGGGTTCGACATCGTTAACGAGTCCGTTCGACTCCCCGACGGGACCGAAACCGACTTCGACTACCTCTCGGAGCCGGCCAGCGTCTGTGTGCTGCCGTTGACCCCCGACGGCGACGTCGTCTGTATCGACGAGTGGCGACAGGCCGTCTCCCGGGTCAGTCACGGACTCCCCGTCGGCGGCACCGAACCCCAGGACGACGACCTCGAGGCGGCGGCGCGTCGCGAACTCGCCGAGGAGACCGGCCACGAGGCCGACGAGTTGGAGCCGCTGGTGACCGTCGAACCGGCCAACGGGATCGCCGACATCGTGTTGCATTGCTTCGTCGCCCGGGGCTGTCGACCGACCGCCGAACAGCGCCTCGATCACAACGAGAGCATCCGCGTCCGGACCCGATCGCTCGAGGCCCTGACCGACGCGGTGGCCGACGGCGAGATCCGCGACGGTCGGACCGTCCTCGCGCTCTCGTACTATCGGCTGTTCGGGGCGGACCGCGACTCGGACGAGGCGTAG